The proteins below are encoded in one region of Anoplopoma fimbria isolate UVic2021 breed Golden Eagle Sablefish chromosome 19, Afim_UVic_2022, whole genome shotgun sequence:
- the LOC129108771 gene encoding uncharacterized protein LOC129108771 → MSHSGMSPPVLVQMSGVFSNGLSSSITRRLQSYSNAAAELSVKPAYQCDLLVQGTKEEMNAQNAGSTGHDGEGEFEKPELGRGDENDAKWKILKNNILEPEEPGQADFQNPGEKKHDKPGLWGRAVAESPISSLENLTPGQVDQVQHQGSLLSFLRSQGNLSSTPANAHKAILDDGGNMEKDGASVMLPCSQISAITLLGSHSSAGTAPTAPPRRAT, encoded by the exons ATGTCTCATTCAGGCATGTCTCCGCCTGTACTGGTACAGATGTCTGGCGTTTTCAGTAATGGACTCTCCTCCTCTATTACCCGCCGGCTACAAAGTTACTCTAATGCCGCAGCTGAACTCAGCGTGAAACCTGCATATCAGTGTGACCTTTTGGTGCAGGGAACAAAAGAAGAGATGAACGCACAGAATGCCGGCTCCACAGGTCACGACGGTGAAGGTGAATTTGAGAAACCCGAGCTCGGGAGGGGGGATGAAAATGATGCCAAGTGGAAGATACTGAAAAATAATATCCTCGAGCCAGAGGAGCCGGGGCAGGCTGATTTCCAGAATCCTGGCGAGAAGAAGCACGACAAGCCCGGACTTTGGGGCAGAGCTGTGGCTGAATCTCCCATCTCCTCTCTGGAGAACCTGACTCCAGGACAGGTGGATCAAGTCCAGCACCAGGGCAGCCTGCTCTCCTTCCTCAGATCCCAGGGGAACCTGAGCAGCACACCTGCCAACGCACACAAAGCCATTCTGGACGATGGGGGGAACATGGAGAAAGATGGTGCATCAG TGATGTTGCcgtgttcccagatctcagcaataACTTTG CTCGGAAGCCATTCCAGTGCAGGTACTGCCCCTACAGCGCCTCCCAGAAGGGCAACCTAA
- the LOC129107921 gene encoding zinc finger protein 536-like codes for MTKDSFITPSTHPIRSQMALLANQIMDARILSSMNGRAELSQFLRVTNQSIVSQGNSTQDDSRKNRKYPCPLCGKRFRFNSILSLHMRTHTGEKPFKCPYCDHRAAQKGNLKIHLRTHKQGILGKGRGRIREENRLLHELEERAIIRDRQTRAGHVGQQQTSNINLLQKPQLLQTVPTKPPFLTISGAAESQPHTSTSPKVTPIHDDPIQPQPTGFRCSFCKGKFRKQQELERHIRILHKPYKCTLCEFAASQEEELIGHVETTHITADSGSGQKPAMGSGDKKRPAGEFPCEVCGQTFSQAWFLKGHMRKHKDSFEHCCQICGRRFKEPWFLKNHMKVHLNKLAAKRNLPAEHETSVNMENLTQDHQNNLYSQYITRIHNRFLTTERADHQDYNQLLATAGVDMKVREMLGRMISSGPGPLTDAESSSLLGLSHLHPPLGSTSMDFLQKVMSNRDALNSSSSSSYPGWQIMTPGLPVEQQMFGLKDQHQGSPYLPERCLPVDDGKVCLGDPDTKAISRPGSPGSGSRHGQMEIITETGSSHSGSGLDHRPQSSSPATGEKVYRCPLSSDYTAAQTASLGFHLDRYHFPHWQNSRDLSSPLQPTSSSSSSSPNPNPKLRPRSREDWSPAHYLGLESHGSPSMSL; via the exons ATGACGAAA GACAGCTTCATTACCCCGTCCACCCACCCAATTAGGAGCCAGATGGCGCTTCTGGCCAATCAAATCATGGATGCAAGGATTCTCAGCAGCATGAACGGGAGAGCAGAGCTTTCTCAGTTCTTGAGAGTCACCAATCAAAGCATTGTCTCCCAGGGAAATTCCACCCAGGATGACAGTCGCAAGAACAGGAAGTATCCCTGCCCTTTGTGTGGAAAGCGCTTCCGCTTCAACAGCATCCTTTCCCTTCACATGCGCACGCACACCGGCGAGAAGCCCTTCAAGTGCCCGTACTGCGACCACAGGGCTGCCCAGAAAGGGAACCTGAAGATACACCTCCGTACTCACAAGCAAGGCATTCTGGGTAAAGGCCGTGGGCGAATTAGGGAGGAGAATAGATTGCTTCATGAGCTTGAGGAAAGGGCGATAATAAGGGACAGGCAGACGCGAGCTGGTCATGTGGGCCAACAGCAAACATCCAATATCAACCTACTGCAAAAGCCCCAACTGCTACAGACTGTCCCAACAAAACCCCCATTCTTAACCATCTCTGGTGCTGCAGAGAGCCAGCCGCACACATCCACATCTCCTAAAGTGACTCCCATCCATGACGATCCCATCCAGCCCCAACCCACCGGCTTCCGCTGCTCGTTCTGTAAGGGAAAGTTCAGGAAGCAGCAAGAGCTTGAGCGCCACATCAGGATTCTACATAAACCCTACAAATGCACCTTGTGCGAGTTTGCGGCctcacaggaggaggagctcattGGCCACGTGGAGACAACACACATAACCGCCGACTCTGGATCAGGGCAGAAGCCCGCCATGGGGTCCGGTGACAAGAAGAGGCCCGCTGGCGAATTCCCCTGCGAGGTGTGTGGCCAGACCTTCAGCCAGGCCTGGTTCCTTAAAGGTCACATGAGGAAACACAAGGACTCCTTTGAGCACTGCTGTCAGATCTGCGGTCGTCGTTTCAAAGAACCCTGGTTTCTCAAGAACCACATGAAGGTCCACCTAAATAAACTGGCTGCCAAGCGTAATCTCCCTGCTGAACATGAGACCTCTGTTAACATGGAGAACCTGACACAAgaccaccagaacaacctctacTCGCAGTACATCACCCGCATCCACAACAGGTTCCTCACGACTGAGAGAGCCGACCATCAAGATTATAACCAGCTGCTTGCCACAGCCGGCGTTGACATGAAGGTTCGGGAGATGTTAGGGAGGATGATTTCCTCAGGTCCAGGCCCTTTGACGGACGCAGAGAGCTCTTCCTTACTGGGTTTAAGTCATCTCCACCCTCCACTAGGCTCCACTAGCATGGACTTTCTGCAGAAGGTCATGTCTAACAGAGATGCactcaacagcagcagcagcagcagctaccCAGGCTGGCAGATCATGACACCAGGGCTGCCTGTTGAACAGCAAATGTTCGGTCTTAAAGACCAGCATCAGGGCTCCCCCTACCTGCCTGAGAGATGTCTCCCTGTAGACGATGGGAAAGTGTGTCTCGGCGACCCAGACACTAAGGCCATCAGCAGGCCCGGTAGCCCAGGCAGCGGGAGTCGTCATGGGCAGATGGAGATCATCACGGAGACGGGGAGCTCCCACTCTGGCAGTGGCCTTGACCATCGACCACAATCTTCTTCTCCAGCTACAG GTGAGAAAGTCTACAGGTGTCCACTCTCCAGTGACTACACCGCTGCACAGACTGCCTCCCTTGGCTTCCATCTGGATCGCTACCACTTCCCCCACTGGCAAAACAGCAGGGATCTTTCTTCTCCACTGCAgcccaccagcagcagcagcagctccagccccaaccccaaccccaagcTCAGACCCAGATCCAGGGAAGACTGGAGCCCAGCCCACTATCTTGGTCTGGAGAGCCACG GAAGTCCCAGTATGAGCCTTTAG